The proteins below come from a single Spirochaetota bacterium genomic window:
- a CDS encoding cold-shock protein encodes MPKGTVKWFNEKKGFGFLSQDNGADLFVHHTGILGSGFKTLNEGDRVEFEIENSEKGPRAVSVKPIS; translated from the coding sequence ATGCCTAAAGGCACAGTAAAGTGGTTCAACGAGAAAAAGGGCTTTGGTTTCCTTTCTCAGGACAATGGAGCAGATCTCTTTGTTCATCACACTGGCATACTCGGCTCAGGCTTCAAGACTTTGAATGAAGGCGATAGAGTTGAGTTTGAAATTGAAAATAGCGAAAAAGGCCCGAGAGCTGTTTCAGTCAAGCCCATCAGCTAA
- a CDS encoding MarR family transcriptional regulator, producing the protein MKKAKQSLTHPDGFHGSVDEQLKFLEHLEKTRPPSVIEQSMGFIIASTMTRIRILMLRKIKEYGYDITPEQGAVLNAVGESEGISQSMIAEKTLKDKPTITRILDNLEKKSLISRKADSGDRRAYKIYLTGSGREKIEMFRRIIAEVDAKAFAGLDQKDLRKMEEILRAVRANVS; encoded by the coding sequence ATGAAAAAAGCAAAACAATCTTTGACACATCCCGACGGTTTTCATGGTTCCGTTGACGAACAGCTGAAGTTCCTTGAACACCTGGAGAAAACAAGGCCTCCCTCGGTAATCGAGCAATCGATGGGATTCATCATAGCCTCCACCATGACCCGGATCAGGATCCTCATGCTTAGGAAGATCAAGGAATATGGATACGATATCACACCGGAACAGGGCGCCGTCCTAAATGCCGTCGGCGAGTCGGAAGGAATCTCCCAGAGCATGATCGCGGAGAAGACATTGAAGGACAAGCCGACCATCACGCGCATCCTGGACAATCTTGAAAAGAAGAGCCTTATCAGCCGCAAGGCAGATTCGGGGGACCGGCGGGCCTACAAGATCTATTTAACGGGATCAGGCAGGGAGAAGATTGAAATGTTCAGGCGAATAATCGCCGAGGTGGACGCAAAGGCTTTCGCGGGCCTGGATCAGAAGGATTTACGCAAGATGGAGGAAATACTACGGGCCGTCAGGGCCAATGTAAGTTAA